From Longimicrobiaceae bacterium:
CTCCTCGGGCGGGTCGTCCACCCAGATGTAGAAGTCCCGGTAGGGCGAGTCGCGGTCCCTCCGGGCGGCCTGGAACCAGGGGTGCTGGTCGGAGGTGTGCTCCACCACCAGGTCGATCATCACCCGCATCCCCCGCGACTTCGCCTCCCGCAGGAACTCCACGAAGTCGCCCAGGTCGCCGTGGCGCGGATCCACCGCCAGGAAGTCGGCGACGTCGTAGCCGTTGTCGCGGTTGGGGGTGCGGAAGAAGGGGAGCACCCACAGGCAGGTGACCCCCAGCCCCTCCAGGTAGTCGAGCCTGCGGGTGAGCCCGCCGAAGTCCCCGACCCCGTCGCCGTCGGAGTCCAAAAAGGTGCCGATGTCCACGCCGTAGATCACGGCGTTCTTGTACCAGAAGTCGCTCATCCCCATGGCGCCGCCCCCCTCTCCGTGGCCCCGCCCGCTTACCGCGCCCCGCGCAGCTCCGGGAGGACCCGCTCCCCGAAGACCTCGATGAAGCGCTCCTGCTCGTCGCGGTTGAGGCAGTGCAGGAAGATCTCCTCGAAGCCCAGGTCCACGCATTCCCGCAGCCACTCCAGGTGCCACTCCGGGTCCGCCGAGATCTTGATCTTCCCCCGCAGGTCCTCCGGCCGGACGAACTCCCCCACGGCGTCGAACTGGGCCGGCATCCAGAGGTGGGCCAGCACCGGGCTGGGAAACTGCACGGAGCGCCACTGGTCCCACGCGGCCCGGAGCGCGTCCTCGTCGGTCCGGCCGAAGGAGAGCTGCGCCTGCAGGTAGATGGGCTTCCCCTCCCCGCCGCCGCGCCGGAAGGCCCGGACCATCTCCTCCATCGCCTCGCGCTCGCGGAGCGTGGTGATGAGCCCGTCGGCCCACCCGCCCATCCACTCCGCCGTCTCCGGGGAAAGCGCCGCCCCGATCATGGGGGGCGGCTCCTGCGGGCGCACGTAGAGCTTCGCATCCTCCACGCGGATGAGCCCCGTGCGCGTGACGGTCTCCCCGCTCCAGAGGGCGCGGATGATCTCCACCGCCTCCAGCAGCCGCGCGTTCCGCTCCGCTTTGTGGGGCCAGTGCTGCCCGACGATGTGCTCGTTCAGCGCCTCCCCGCTCCCAGGCGCGATCCAGAAGCGCCCCGGGTACATCTCCGCCAGGGTGGCCGCGGCCTGGCCGACGATGGCCGGGTGGTACCGCCACCCCCCGGGGATCGCGATCATCCCGATCGGGAACGAGGTCGCCTGGAGCGCCGCCGCGATCCACGACCAGGCGAAGCCGGAGTGCCCTTGCCGCTCGCTCCAGGGATGGAAGTGGTCGGAGCACATCGCGCTCTCGAACCCCGCCCGCTCCGCGAGCTGCACCAGCTCCAGGAGCCGGCTGGGGGGGTACTGCTCGTGCGAGCAGTGGTAGCCGATTCGCGTCACCGATGGCCTCCGTCAGCGGGTGCTGCTGCGGCCCGTGATCGCCAGCACCTCGCCCGAAACGAAGCGCGCGTCGGCGGAGGCCAGGTACACGTAGCCCGGGGCGAGCTCCGCCGGCTGGGCGGGGCGCTTCCAGTAGGTGTCCTTGCCGAACTTCGGCACCGCGTCCTGCGGGAAGGTGGTGGGGATCAGCGGCGTCCACACCGGCCCGGGGGCCACACAGTTGACCCGGATGCCGCGGTCCTTGACGTTCTCGGCCAGCGACTTGGTGAAGACGTGGATGGCGCCCTTGGTGGCGCTGTAGTCCAGCAGCCCGCCGTTCCCCTCCAGCGCCACCACGGAGCCGGTGTTGAGGATGCACGCCCCGGCCTGCATGTGCTCCAGGGCGGCCCTGGCCATGTGGAAGTAGCCGTAGATGTTGGTGCGGAAGGTCCGGTCGAGCTGCTCCTCCGTGATGTCCTCGATGGACCTCTGCACCATCTGGTAGGCGGCGTTGTTTACCAGGACGTCGAGCCGGCCGAGCTCCCTCACCACCCGCTCCACGAACTCCCGGCACTGCGAGGCCTCGCGCACGTCGAACTTGTGGACGATGCAGCGGCGCCCGGCCTTCTCCACCCACCTCCGGGTCTCCTCGGCGTCGGCGTCCTCCACGTCGGACAGGTAGCCGATGGCGACGTCCGCCCCCTCCCGCGCGAAGGCGATGGCCACCGCCCGCCCGATGCCGCTGTCGCCGCCCGTGATGATGGCCGCGAGCCCCTGGAGCTTCCCGCACCCCTCGTAGCTCTCCTCGCCGTGGTCGGGCTGGCGGCTCATCTCCTGTTCGGATCCGGGAGGGGGCTGGTCGGTGGGGTCCTTCGGGGCCTCGGGCCCCCCCCTGGGGTCGCGGTCGAGCATGGATGCCTCTCGTCGTGCGCGTGGACGGCTGCGGTTCGGGCGAGGGCGGCCCTGCACAAGGTGTACCGGGTGGGGAGCTGGCGGGCGCGGGCGGAGGACGCGATGCCTGGTCCGCCGCATTCGCGCGGATTGCAGCGAGCTGCCCGGCCCGCACAGTACCCGCCGCAATCCGCCAGCGTCTAGCCCCCTCCACACGGCGCCCGCGCATAGGGAGGAAACCGTCCCGCGTCCACTCTCCCGCACGCCCGCTCCTCTCCTGACGAAACTCGCCGCGTCCGGGCTGCGCTCCGGGGCGGTAGCGTAGTGTCCACGAACCGCGCCGCCACCCTCTCCGCGAAGGAGTCATGCCCGCCCTGCCCCACCTCCGCCCCGCGCCCCGGTGACACCCCGCTCGCCGAAGGGGCGGAGGCGCCCCTCGCCCCCGCCCCCCGCGCTGCTCTTCTCGCCCGGCGAGCTGCTTCCCGGGTCGGCGGTCCTGGGCGAGCTGCGAGAGCCGGCGGGCGTGGCGCTCTGGCAGGCCGTGCACGACGTCTACCTGTGGGCGGGGGCGGCGCCCCACGAACGGGCGCTGCTCTTCGCGCCCGCGGCCCTGGCGCGCAGACAGGAGCTGCTGCGGCGCGGGGTGCGCGACCCGGAGCTGTTCGCGCTCCTCGGCCGGCTCTCCGGCGCCCTGCTGCGCGATCCGGCCGAGGCGGATGCCGCGGAGGTGGCGGAGG
This genomic window contains:
- a CDS encoding TIGR03885 family FMN-dependent LLM class oxidoreductase, with amino-acid sequence MTRIGYHCSHEQYPPSRLLELVQLAERAGFESAMCSDHFHPWSERQGHSGFAWSWIAAALQATSFPIGMIAIPGGWRYHPAIVGQAAATLAEMYPGRFWIAPGSGEALNEHIVGQHWPHKAERNARLLEAVEIIRALWSGETVTRTGLIRVEDAKLYVRPQEPPPMIGAALSPETAEWMGGWADGLITTLREREAMEEMVRAFRRGGGEGKPIYLQAQLSFGRTDEDALRAAWDQWRSVQFPSPVLAHLWMPAQFDAVGEFVRPEDLRGKIKISADPEWHLEWLRECVDLGFEEIFLHCLNRDEQERFIEVFGERVLPELRGAR
- a CDS encoding SDR family oxidoreductase, producing the protein MSRQPDHGEESYEGCGKLQGLAAIITGGDSGIGRAVAIAFAREGADVAIGYLSDVEDADAEETRRWVEKAGRRCIVHKFDVREASQCREFVERVVRELGRLDVLVNNAAYQMVQRSIEDITEEQLDRTFRTNIYGYFHMARAALEHMQAGACILNTGSVVALEGNGGLLDYSATKGAIHVFTKSLAENVKDRGIRVNCVAPGPVWTPLIPTTFPQDAVPKFGKDTYWKRPAQPAELAPGYVYLASADARFVSGEVLAITGRSSTR